The genomic DNA CAGACACCGCTTGATGACGGTAGGCCTCTACGATTCGATTGTTTTCGACCAGGAAAGCACCAGGCATTTGAAAGCCATCACCGTCGAGCTTGCCCACGCCATGACGAGACAGAATGGCCGCCTTAAAACCTCGCCACCAGACGTCCGGTCCGAACAGTTGACCCAGTGTGCCGCGACGAAGGCCGTAAGCTCGATACAGTTCACACCCAGGATCGCTCACGTGATCACAATCCGTTAGCCCATAGTGTTCCAGGTCCTTCATGACGGCTTCGGAATCGCTTTGATAGACCAAAACCGGAAGCACACCCTGTTGCTTCAGTTTGTCTTTCTTGTCCCGCAGGTCGGCCAAGGCTTCGCGGCAAAACGTACATCCGCTGTGTCGTAGAAAAAGAACCAGCAGCGGCGATTGGCGAGATAGATCGGCAATGCTTTGGCCATGCTGATTGACGAAAATTTCGTTCGCGTGGGAAACTCGCATCACGTCATCTGGTTCCGGCGAAGCGGTCGACTCTTTGAACGCGACATACAGAATTGCAATCAACGGAGCCCACCAAATCAAGTCGTTCGTCACGATGGTCCAACCCCAAGACAAAGGCAGGTAACCAGGATCAGCAGGCCCAACCGTCGCGACGGTAGAGACAAAACCGATCGGCCCCAAAATCTTGCCTAGCAATCCGACCAACGTGATTGGCCAATGACGTATCGGGTTCGACGCGGCGATGGCATACCCCACACCGTAGACGCCGACAATCATCCCCACGCACTGCCAAATCCCCAGGTAGACCGGCGGCGAAATACCCGTGAGCGTAAAGAGATCGTTGGGACGCAGAACTACCCACGTTCCCCAAATCAAGTTGTAAATCGCGGCGGCGATTAGGATCTTCCGCATCCACGGATATGCTTCATTCACGTTTGGGCTCACCAGTTCGAATTTGTCCGGTCGCGAGTAAATGCTCCCGCAGACGTGCGCGATTCTTCATCGCAAAATCGGAAACCTCATTTGTTCGATAGCTTGGGTACGACCAACGATGATGGATCCATTTCTTGCCAACGTAATTGAGTGTTACTTCAGCAAAAATTCCGTCTCGAAGGTAGATACGGTGATCGCGATCTTTGATCGTAGCTAGCACCAACTTCGCTTGACTGAGATACCCTGCGTCCAAATTTACGGGACGTGCCACCATGTTGGTGGACTGGCTGGCGTACTCGGCTTCCCAAGCATTGGATTGCACCTTCCATTCCGATAGCTCCCCAGGATCTTCGAACGGCTCAAATGCGACGAGCGTCTTGGTTAAATTCGGCCCCATCGAATCGAGATAAAATCCGCCGGCTTCAAATGGAATTTCGGCAGAGCGATCAGTGATCGGTCCCCAATGGGTTTCCAGGCGCTTAAACGCCCATGCTCGAGCATCCGCAAAACTCGTAATCACGGCGCAGATGCGAACCACAGGTTCAACGAGGCGAACTTCGGACAAGGAAAACGACCTCTGCGGAAATGATGGGGGAAGGATTACACTGGTGCTGACACGGCTTGGTGATCAAATCTTCGCTAGCCGAACTTCATCGCTTTCGGGACCACCTTCAATATGCACCCTTGGCTCGCCCAACGAACGACCGCTTTCGAAAGTAGCGGAATACGCAAAGTCTTTGATCTAGCCGCCAAGCTAAAGGATCCTATCAACCTGTCGATCGGGCAACCCGATTTCGACGTCCCCGATGAGATCAAAACAGCGGCGACCGATGCCATTAACGAAGGCAAAAACGCGTATTCCCCCACTCAGGGCATCGGTCCACTACGAGAGAAACTGAAAGCCACCATCGACTCGCAATTTGCTCACGCAGACCGAGACGTATTTGTCTCGAGTGGAACCAGTGGTGGGCTGATGCTGGCCATGTTGTCGATGATCAACCCAGGCGACGAAGTGATCTACCTAGATCCCTACTTCGTGATGTATCCCGCACTGCTGGAAATGTGTGGTGGCGTTTCTGTTCGAGTGGATTCCTCTCCCGATTTTCGACTCAACCCTGACAAGATCGCCGCAGCGATCACACCGCGAACGAAAATGATCCTGGTCAATTCGCCCGCCAACCCGACCGGAATCACAGCATCCGTGGAAGAACTTGAAGCGGTCGCGAAGCTCGCAGCCGAGAAGAACATTGCATTGCTGAGCGACGAAATTTACAGCCGGTTTATGTTCGACGAAGACTTTGTTTCACCAGCGAAGTTCAACGACCAAACGATCGTGATCGACGGTTTTAGCAAGAGCCACGCGATGACGGGATGGCGGGTCGGTTACGTCCATGGCCCCAGCGAAGTGATCGCAGCAATGCTGAAGGTTCAACAGTATTCGTTTGTTTGTTCACCTCAGCCAGCCCAGTGGGGAGCGCTGCGAGCGATGGAGGTCAACCTATCAGGACATATTGATGACTACCGGCGAAAGCGAGATCTGATCTGCGAGGGACTGGCTGACTACTATGAATTTGCCAAACCGGGCGGCGCGTTCTACCTGTACCCCAAAGCTCCCATCGACAGCGGTTCTAAGTTCGTCGAAATGGCAATCGAACGCGGCTTGCTAATCATCCCCGGAAAAATCTTCAGCCAACATGATTCGCACTTCCGCATCAGTTTCGCAGCATCAGACGAAACCTTGCATCGCGGAATCAAAGTACTTCAAGATCTTGCTAGGGAGTTGAAATGATACGTGTCGTTTTATCATTGGTGATGTTCACTCACTTAGCCTTCTTCGCGGTCGCAGGTGAATTCAACTCGGTGCTAAGCGTCGGAGACCAATCGCCAAAGTGGGAAGCCCTGCCGTCAACAAGCGGCCGCATGATCTCATCCGACGATCTTGCTAACGCGAAAGTGGTCGTGATCGCCTTCACTTGCAACAGTTGTCCTTACGCCGTCGATGTCGAAGACCGCTTGATTGATCTGCATCGCGACTTCAAGGGAAGATCGGTGACCGTCGTTGCGGCCAACGTCAACACCATCGAAGAAGACTCACTGGAAGCAATGAAACAAAAGGCCGAAGAAAAAGGCTTCGAATTCGAATACCTCTACGACGAATCACAGCAGATCGCGAAGGACTTCGGTGCAAAATACACGCCTCAGTTTTTCGTGATCGGCCCCGATCGGAAAATCGCCTACATGGGTTCGTTCGACGATAGTCCAGACGGCAAAGCGATCACCCAACCATACGTCCGCGACGCTGTG from Rubripirellula amarantea includes the following:
- a CDS encoding SelL-related redox protein, which produces MNEAYPWMRKILIAAAIYNLIWGTWVVLRPNDLFTLTGISPPVYLGIWQCVGMIVGVYGVGYAIAASNPIRHWPITLVGLLGKILGPIGFVSTVATVGPADPGYLPLSWGWTIVTNDLIWWAPLIAILYVAFKESTASPEPDDVMRVSHANEIFVNQHGQSIADLSRQSPLLVLFLRHSGCTFCREALADLRDKKDKLKQQGVLPVLVYQSDSEAVMKDLEHYGLTDCDHVSDPGCELYRAYGLRRGTLGQLFGPDVWWRGFKAAILSRHGVGKLDGDGFQMPGAFLVENNRIVEAYRHQAVSDRPDVCQIARRDY
- a CDS encoding DUF4416 family protein, which produces MSEVRLVEPVVRICAVITSFADARAWAFKRLETHWGPITDRSAEIPFEAGGFYLDSMGPNLTKTLVAFEPFEDPGELSEWKVQSNAWEAEYASQSTNMVARPVNLDAGYLSQAKLVLATIKDRDHRIYLRDGIFAEVTLNYVGKKWIHHRWSYPSYRTNEVSDFAMKNRARLREHLLATGQIRTGEPKRE
- a CDS encoding pyridoxal phosphate-dependent aminotransferase gives rise to the protein MHPWLAQRTTAFESSGIRKVFDLAAKLKDPINLSIGQPDFDVPDEIKTAATDAINEGKNAYSPTQGIGPLREKLKATIDSQFAHADRDVFVSSGTSGGLMLAMLSMINPGDEVIYLDPYFVMYPALLEMCGGVSVRVDSSPDFRLNPDKIAAAITPRTKMILVNSPANPTGITASVEELEAVAKLAAEKNIALLSDEIYSRFMFDEDFVSPAKFNDQTIVIDGFSKSHAMTGWRVGYVHGPSEVIAAMLKVQQYSFVCSPQPAQWGALRAMEVNLSGHIDDYRRKRDLICEGLADYYEFAKPGGAFYLYPKAPIDSGSKFVEMAIERGLLIIPGKIFSQHDSHFRISFAASDETLHRGIKVLQDLARELK
- a CDS encoding thioredoxin family protein, encoding MIRVVLSLVMFTHLAFFAVAGEFNSVLSVGDQSPKWEALPSTSGRMISSDDLANAKVVVIAFTCNSCPYAVDVEDRLIDLHRDFKGRSVTVVAANVNTIEEDSLEAMKQKAEEKGFEFEYLYDESQQIAKDFGAKYTPQFFVIGPDRKIAYMGSFDDSPDGKAITQPYVRDAVAGLLEGKSIAVSETVPIGCRIRMERRRRSRTK